A stretch of Meiothermus sp. QL-1 DNA encodes these proteins:
- a CDS encoding ribose-phosphate pyrophosphokinase, translated as MERPLMVFSGQSNPALAREIAENLGIPLGKSTTERFANDCLFVRYEQSLREGDIFIIQSLTPPVQDHLVELLMMIDAAKSSSAARVTAVIPYYAYARSDKKDAPRISIAARLVADLIQTAGADRVLTMTLHSAQVHGFFKVPVDHLSAEPVIANYFATRVERLENAVVVAPDAGDLKRASSLARRLALPIAFIDKQRLSDTEVTSRGLVGDVRGKTALIVDDEVSTAGTLAQAAEMLMQNGAEAVYAAFTHGVYVGPAIERIEKAPIVEVAATNTCTYRAQPSQKIKQLSVGPLFAEAIWRIHRGESVSALFT; from the coding sequence ATGGAGCGACCTTTGATGGTATTTAGTGGACAGTCCAATCCCGCGCTGGCCCGGGAGATTGCCGAGAACCTGGGGATTCCCCTGGGCAAAAGCACCACCGAGCGCTTTGCCAACGACTGCCTCTTCGTGCGCTATGAGCAGAGCCTGCGCGAGGGCGACATCTTCATCATCCAGTCCCTCACCCCCCCTGTGCAGGACCACCTGGTCGAGCTTCTGATGATGATCGACGCGGCCAAGAGCAGCAGCGCGGCCCGGGTCACCGCGGTGATCCCCTACTACGCCTACGCCCGCAGCGACAAAAAGGACGCCCCCCGCATCTCAATCGCCGCCCGGCTGGTGGCCGACCTCATCCAGACCGCTGGGGCCGACCGGGTACTGACCATGACGCTGCACTCGGCCCAGGTGCACGGCTTCTTCAAGGTGCCGGTCGATCACCTTTCGGCCGAGCCGGTCATCGCCAACTACTTCGCCACCCGGGTGGAGCGCCTGGAGAATGCGGTGGTGGTGGCCCCTGATGCCGGCGACCTCAAGCGGGCCAGCTCGCTGGCCCGCCGGCTGGCCCTGCCCATCGCCTTCATCGACAAGCAACGGCTTTCGGATACCGAGGTAACCTCGAGGGGCCTGGTGGGGGACGTGCGGGGCAAGACCGCCTTGATCGTGGACGACGAGGTCTCCACCGCCGGTACCCTGGCCCAGGCTGCGGAGATGCTGATGCAAAACGGGGCCGAGGCGGTCTACGCGGCCTTCACCCACGGGGTTTATGTGGGGCCGGCCATCGAGCGTATCGAGAAAGCCCCCATCGTGGAGGTGGCCGCCACCAACACCTGCACCTACCGGGCCCAGCCCAGCCAGAAAATCAAGCAGCTAAGCGTGGGGCCTCTCTTTGCCGAGGCCATCTGGCGCATCCACCGGGGGGAGTCGGTCTCCGCCCTCTTCACCTAG
- a CDS encoding phospholipase D-like domain-containing protein, translating to MRPLRRPRRRRNRPVSLGWLVFALILLGYTLWQNYFRPLPPVYRSEGGLEVYFMPLQGQQAKQRLIELIGSAERRVEVAALELEDREIGRALLEAAQRGVRVRFFGESDYRRELRESLGVRSQSQARCENLARVEVCYDTRENALMHHKFVLVDDLGVWTGSTNLTWNAFERNDENSLWLPVPGLVEAYRAEFDAIFSGQETGLGRPARFQIGRLWGTVYFSPAGGRLGREAILRRLEEARKEVWVAAFVLTDARVVEALVAAHRRGLSVRVLVETRNLRNSHLGPLAQAGVEVRQDGNPHTMHHKVMVIDQTWVITGSYNFTNSAFGRNNENLLILEDADLAERYREEVERVWRMGRPLGFLP from the coding sequence ATGAGACCGCTGCGCAGACCCCGCCGCAGGCGAAACCGGCCGGTTTCGCTGGGCTGGCTTGTTTTTGCCCTGATCCTGCTGGGCTACACCCTGTGGCAGAACTACTTCCGCCCACTGCCTCCGGTGTACCGCTCGGAGGGGGGGCTGGAGGTCTACTTCATGCCTCTCCAGGGGCAGCAGGCCAAGCAGCGCCTGATCGAGCTGATTGGTTCTGCCGAGCGCCGGGTAGAGGTGGCCGCGCTGGAGCTGGAGGACCGCGAGATTGGACGGGCCCTCCTCGAGGCCGCCCAGCGGGGGGTGCGGGTGCGGTTTTTTGGCGAGTCCGACTACCGCCGCGAGCTGCGCGAGAGCCTGGGGGTGCGCAGCCAGAGCCAGGCCCGCTGTGAGAATCTGGCCCGGGTAGAGGTTTGCTACGATACCCGCGAAAACGCCCTAATGCACCACAAGTTCGTGTTGGTGGACGACCTGGGGGTCTGGACGGGCAGCACCAACCTGACCTGGAATGCCTTCGAGCGCAACGATGAGAACAGCCTCTGGCTGCCGGTGCCGGGTCTGGTCGAGGCCTACCGGGCGGAGTTCGATGCGATTTTCTCGGGTCAGGAAACAGGGCTGGGCCGCCCGGCCCGCTTCCAGATAGGCCGCCTTTGGGGCACCGTCTACTTCAGCCCTGCGGGGGGGCGCCTGGGCCGGGAGGCTATCCTGCGGCGGCTCGAGGAGGCCCGCAAGGAGGTGTGGGTGGCGGCCTTCGTGCTGACCGATGCCCGCGTTGTGGAGGCGCTGGTGGCGGCCCACCGGAGGGGTCTCTCGGTGCGGGTGTTGGTGGAAACCCGCAACCTGCGCAACTCCCATCTAGGGCCGCTAGCCCAGGCCGGGGTGGAGGTGCGCCAGGATGGCAACCCCCACACCATGCACCACAAGGTGATGGTCATCGACCAAACCTGGGTAATCACGGGCAGCTACAACTTCACCAACTCCGCATTTGGGCGCAACAACGAGAACTTGCTGATTCTGGAGGATGCGGACCTGGCGGAGCGGTACCGGGAGGAGGTGGAGCGGGTATGGCGTATGGGAAGGCCCCTGGGCTTCCTCCCCTAG
- the mreC gene encoding rod shape-determining protein MreC, producing MSETLLRRVVLVGLFFLGIVLATVTRQAAPTLPGEFSARVAPLFGFSFRLGQNLRASLTALLDRRDLRAELRRVRAELEELRQENQRLLLENRRLQATLRVQAGQGLAVLTVAPVIDEDVSGLYRRLFLGAGSAQGLRVGMPVTTPGGLVGIITEVAPNQAVVRTILDPESRVGVRLASAPGRGVAYGAPPRWLRVEMAPDTSVKPGDRVVTGALQGLYPAGITVGVVEQVLPTPPGALKKVLLVRPAVQFSLLEEVQVLKPL from the coding sequence ATGAGCGAGACCCTGTTGCGCCGAGTAGTGCTGGTGGGGCTTTTCTTCTTGGGAATCGTGCTGGCCACCGTCACCCGACAGGCTGCTCCCACCCTGCCAGGGGAGTTCTCAGCCCGCGTGGCCCCCCTCTTCGGCTTTTCCTTTCGCTTGGGGCAGAACCTGCGGGCCAGCCTGACCGCCCTTCTCGACCGGCGCGATCTGCGGGCTGAGCTGCGCAGGGTGCGGGCCGAGCTGGAGGAGTTGCGGCAGGAGAACCAGCGGCTTCTTTTGGAAAACCGGCGCCTCCAGGCCACCTTGCGGGTGCAGGCCGGCCAGGGTTTGGCGGTCCTTACGGTGGCCCCAGTCATCGATGAGGACGTCTCGGGCCTCTACCGGAGGCTTTTCCTGGGCGCGGGGTCGGCCCAGGGCCTGCGGGTAGGGATGCCGGTGACCACCCCGGGCGGCCTGGTGGGCATCATCACCGAAGTGGCCCCCAACCAGGCGGTGGTGCGCACCATCCTGGACCCCGAGTCGCGGGTGGGGGTGCGGCTGGCCAGTGCGCCGGGGCGGGGCGTTGCCTATGGGGCTCCACCCCGCTGGTTGCGGGTGGAGATGGCCCCCGATACGAGCGTCAAGCCTGGGGACAGGGTGGTCACCGGGGCGCTGCAGGGACTCTACCCGGCGGGCATCACCGTGGGGGTGGTGGAGCAGGTGCTACCTACCCCGCCGGGGGCTTTGAAGAAGGTTTTGCTGGTGCGGCCCGCGGTGCAGTTCTCCCTTTTGGAGGAGGTGCAGGTGCTGAAGCCCCTATAG
- a CDS encoding peroxiredoxin encodes MRLKPGDPAPLLQLQDARGQTVDLAELVRQGYYVVLWFYPKANSPGCSAQGKRYAELYDEFTRLGALVFGVSRDSEEAQCGFMERLALKGGMIPDRSGALGRAFGVGGFLGLGGLLGLYSRDTVLINPEGRVEQVWRNVNPFRDAQVVLEYLKRRT; translated from the coding sequence ATGCGACTCAAACCCGGCGACCCCGCGCCCCTCCTTCAGCTCCAAGATGCCCGCGGCCAGACCGTGGACCTGGCCGAGCTGGTGCGGCAGGGCTACTACGTGGTGCTGTGGTTCTACCCCAAGGCCAACTCCCCAGGTTGCAGCGCCCAGGGCAAACGCTACGCCGAGCTTTACGATGAGTTCACCAGGCTCGGGGCCCTGGTGTTCGGGGTAAGCCGGGACAGCGAAGAGGCCCAGTGCGGCTTCATGGAGCGACTGGCCCTGAAGGGGGGGATGATCCCCGACCGCTCGGGGGCTCTGGGCCGGGCCTTTGGGGTGGGCGGGTTTTTAGGGCTGGGCGGCCTGCTGGGCCTTTACAGCCGGGATACTGTCCTCATCAACCCCGAGGGGAGGGTGGAACAGGTCTGGCGCAACGTCAATCCCTTCCGGGACGCCCAGGTGGTGCTGGAGTACCTGAAGCGCCGCACCTGA
- a CDS encoding peroxiredoxin: protein MRLLFCLVFLLPPAWALGPGDPVNLPRVQDSYGQPVDLAALAREGRYLLFWFYPKASSPGCTAQGKRYAELYPEFERLGVAIFGVSADPASEQCAFIEQMNLKGAMLPDKDGSLARLFRVGGFLGFYNRDTILVNPKGRIERIWRNVNPFRDADEVLAYIRALRR from the coding sequence ATGCGCCTCCTCTTTTGCCTCGTTTTCCTTCTTCCGCCCGCCTGGGCCCTGGGCCCGGGGGACCCGGTCAACCTGCCGCGGGTGCAGGACTCGTACGGCCAGCCGGTAGACCTGGCGGCCCTGGCCCGGGAGGGGCGGTACCTGCTGTTCTGGTTCTATCCAAAGGCCAGCTCCCCGGGCTGCACGGCCCAGGGTAAGCGCTACGCCGAGCTGTACCCGGAGTTCGAACGGCTAGGGGTGGCCATCTTCGGGGTGAGCGCCGACCCTGCTTCCGAGCAGTGCGCCTTCATCGAGCAGATGAACCTCAAAGGGGCCATGCTCCCCGACAAGGACGGCAGCCTGGCCCGGCTTTTCCGGGTAGGGGGCTTCCTGGGCTTCTACAACCGCGACACCATTCTGGTCAACCCAAAGGGCCGCATCGAGCGGATCTGGCGGAATGTCAACCCGTTCCGCGACGCCGACGAGGTGCTGGCCTACATACGAGCCCTCAGGCGCTAG
- a CDS encoding nucleoside triphosphate pyrophosphatase, producing the protein MAYGKAPGLPPLVLASQSPRRAELLARLGLPFEVRPAHLDEGGLAHLPPLQMARALAEAKAQAVRAEGRWVLAADTVVALGGRALGKPRDLEENRAFLKRLSGRTHTVYTAFAIVQPGGRLHSEVAEAQVTFRQLFPWELEWYLQSGEGLDKAGGYGAQGRGMVFLKSLQGDFYTVMGLPVSRVWQCLIELGYFSGGR; encoded by the coding sequence ATGGCGTATGGGAAGGCCCCTGGGCTTCCTCCCCTAGTGCTAGCCTCGCAGAGCCCCCGCCGGGCCGAGCTTTTAGCCCGGCTGGGCCTGCCCTTCGAGGTGCGCCCGGCCCACCTGGACGAGGGGGGCCTGGCCCATCTGCCCCCCCTCCAGATGGCCCGGGCCCTGGCCGAGGCCAAGGCCCAGGCGGTAAGGGCAGAGGGGCGGTGGGTGCTGGCCGCCGACACGGTGGTGGCTCTGGGCGGGCGGGCGCTGGGCAAGCCGCGGGATCTGGAGGAGAACCGGGCCTTCCTAAAGCGCCTATCTGGGCGGACCCACACCGTTTACACTGCCTTTGCCATCGTGCAGCCCGGGGGAAGGCTTCACAGCGAGGTGGCCGAGGCCCAGGTGACCTTTCGCCAGCTTTTCCCCTGGGAGCTCGAGTGGTATTTGCAAAGCGGGGAAGGGCTGGACAAAGCCGGAGGCTACGGGGCCCAGGGGCGGGGAATGGTTTTCCTGAAGAGCCTTCAGGGCGATTTTTACACCGTGATGGGCCTGCCGGTGAGCCGGGTTTGGCAGTGCCTCATCGAGCTCGGCTACTTTTCAGGTGGGAGATGA
- the mreD gene encoding rod shape-determining protein MreD — protein sequence MRALWMVGLAFLMQGLFSGLLGDKLPPPDFIYLGALFLAARSHPLAGLPLAFALGLLQDLLSAGYPGLHAVGLLFAAYAYYRLSRLVHWEELVGQVVILGGSFIAKWLGILLVAFWLRLEVFNPLTLWPVILPEMLLTLLVAPLFIRLGQRWAPQP from the coding sequence ATGCGCGCTCTTTGGATGGTGGGGCTGGCCTTCCTTATGCAGGGCCTTTTCTCCGGGCTTCTGGGCGACAAACTTCCCCCGCCCGATTTCATCTACTTAGGGGCGCTGTTCCTGGCTGCCCGCAGCCATCCTCTGGCCGGGCTGCCCCTGGCCTTTGCCCTAGGCCTTCTGCAGGACCTGCTCTCGGCCGGTTACCCTGGGCTGCACGCGGTGGGGCTTCTATTCGCGGCCTACGCCTACTACCGGCTTTCGCGTTTGGTCCACTGGGAGGAGTTGGTGGGCCAGGTGGTGATCCTGGGGGGCAGCTTCATCGCCAAGTGGCTGGGCATCCTCCTGGTGGCCTTCTGGCTCAGGCTGGAGGTCTTCAACCCTCTCACCCTCTGGCCGGTTATCCTGCCGGAGATGCTTCTTACCCTGCTGGTGGCCCCGCTGTTCATCCGGCTTGGCCAGCGTTGGGCGCCGCAGCCGTAG
- a CDS encoding protein kinase: MSYLIALLLVGITTALLLRTGLNWVAGLLMSVVLGGLWALGAVPWVLAVPLLLGLGAMWLPDSAQAGFKPRPRPAKKATKAKATPKASLNNVTGLEALYEIQEKVGIGGMATVYKARSKKDGRLVALKIPQEKYVGDPRFVRRFHREAELLAHLDHPNIVKVYDHGNQGETHYIAMEFLEGEGLDRLIESRRLSIRSTVEVMIRVAEALQHIHAQGIIHRDIKPGNIMVLRNAIRQDGSVDPRGVRLMDFGIASGKVLTRLTITGARIGTPVYMSPEQAKGQRIDHKSDIYSLGVVFYEALCGQPPFQGAYEAVIHQQITQMPPPPKQVNPEVPQVLSDLVYRMLEKNPEKRPGLESVLEVLRGRWQEDPGLTAPLYLALAVETKKGTLRLMDPNGTLVRMWSGVGSGRGMFPSPPLTVAVDGTGGFWISLFEYGGGAVRLVHRFDVEGEITHSIGPYGMKLGELLYPVALAPLSDSLLVLDGEACTITRFDWEGRPIARFGGAGQGRGTFDTPRALLASSQYLFVLDYGNRQVQRLSHEGQYLSRYAFRKSRDSQELRVLGGIGLTPNEQLLIYDADSQKIRHLSIEGEVLSSLPLPVAEGEDASSQVDMVVLEETIYAIRRGSSKIHRLRLDGQSLPSLEVYAPLRGIALWRNTLLTGQSESTGLSAQAFD; encoded by the coding sequence ATGAGCTACCTCATTGCCCTTTTGCTGGTGGGAATCACCACAGCCCTTTTGCTACGCACCGGCCTCAACTGGGTGGCGGGTCTCCTGATGAGCGTTGTTCTGGGGGGGCTTTGGGCCCTGGGGGCCGTGCCTTGGGTCCTGGCAGTCCCGCTGCTTCTGGGGCTGGGGGCGATGTGGCTGCCCGACAGCGCCCAGGCGGGCTTCAAACCCCGCCCCAGACCGGCCAAAAAAGCCACCAAAGCCAAAGCAACCCCTAAGGCCTCGCTAAACAACGTGACGGGCCTCGAGGCCCTCTACGAGATCCAGGAAAAGGTGGGCATCGGGGGAATGGCCACAGTCTACAAGGCCCGCAGCAAGAAGGACGGCCGGTTGGTGGCGCTCAAAATCCCCCAGGAAAAGTACGTGGGCGACCCCCGCTTCGTGCGCCGCTTTCACCGCGAAGCCGAGCTTTTGGCCCACCTCGACCACCCCAACATCGTCAAGGTCTATGACCACGGCAACCAGGGCGAGACCCATTACATCGCCATGGAGTTCTTGGAAGGCGAGGGCCTGGACCGCCTCATCGAAAGCAGGCGCCTTTCCATCCGCAGCACCGTGGAGGTGATGATCCGGGTGGCCGAGGCCCTGCAGCACATCCACGCCCAGGGCATCATCCACCGCGATATCAAACCCGGGAACATCATGGTCCTTCGGAACGCCATCCGCCAGGACGGCAGCGTGGACCCTCGAGGGGTGCGGCTGATGGACTTCGGCATCGCCTCTGGCAAGGTCCTGACCCGCCTGACCATCACCGGGGCCCGCATCGGCACCCCGGTCTATATGAGCCCCGAACAGGCCAAGGGGCAGCGCATCGACCACAAGTCCGACATCTACAGCCTGGGGGTGGTCTTCTACGAGGCTCTGTGCGGCCAGCCCCCTTTTCAGGGGGCCTACGAGGCGGTCATCCACCAGCAAATCACCCAGATGCCACCCCCACCCAAGCAGGTTAACCCCGAGGTGCCCCAGGTGCTCTCCGACCTGGTCTACCGCATGCTGGAGAAGAACCCAGAGAAGCGGCCCGGGCTGGAGAGCGTACTGGAGGTGCTTCGGGGCCGGTGGCAGGAAGACCCCGGCCTGACCGCACCGCTTTACCTGGCCCTGGCGGTAGAAACCAAGAAGGGGACCTTGCGCCTGATGGACCCCAACGGCACCCTGGTGCGGATGTGGAGCGGGGTGGGCAGCGGGCGCGGCATGTTCCCCTCTCCTCCCCTGACGGTGGCGGTGGACGGCACGGGGGGGTTCTGGATCAGCCTGTTCGAGTACGGCGGGGGTGCGGTCCGGCTGGTGCATCGCTTCGACGTGGAGGGAGAGATCACCCACTCCATCGGACCCTACGGCATGAAGCTGGGGGAGCTGCTCTACCCCGTGGCCCTGGCCCCGCTCTCCGACAGCCTGCTAGTGCTGGACGGCGAGGCCTGCACCATTACCCGCTTCGACTGGGAGGGCCGTCCCATAGCCCGCTTTGGAGGGGCAGGGCAGGGCCGGGGCACCTTCGACACGCCCCGGGCCCTGCTGGCCAGCTCCCAATACCTCTTCGTGCTCGACTACGGCAACCGCCAGGTGCAGCGCCTTTCCCACGAGGGCCAGTACCTCTCGCGCTATGCCTTCCGCAAAAGCCGCGATTCGCAGGAGCTGCGCGTCCTGGGGGGCATCGGCCTCACCCCCAATGAGCAGCTTCTCATCTACGACGCGGACAGCCAAAAAATTCGCCACCTCTCCATAGAAGGCGAGGTGCTGTCCTCGCTGCCGCTGCCCGTAGCCGAAGGGGAGGATGCGAGCAGCCAGGTGGACATGGTGGTGCTGGAGGAGACCATCTACGCCATCCGCCGGGGCAGCAGCAAGATTCACCGGCTTCGCCTCGACGGGCAGAGCCTGCCGAGCCTCGAGGTCTATGCCCCCCTGCGCGGCATTGCCCTCTGGCGCAACACCCTGCTGACCGGGCAGAGCGAGAGCACCGGTCTTTCGGCCCAGGCCTTCGACTAA
- a CDS encoding NAD(P)/FAD-dependent oxidoreductase yields the protein MRAVIIGAGVGGLTTAALLARAGLEVVVLEHHTYPGGTAGTFFHRGFRFDAGATLLAGFDEAGVFTRLERALGVQFPVRQLRPGETLMEVWLPEGRVVPRPVGRGFELEAQTEAFGPKVKPFWRWQARRAEALWRLAPGLPFPPADGRELWGLLQTGLRRTRWAELPGLLADLARPAVAHTPDDPLFRRFLDAQLLIAAQAEARRTYALFAAAALDLPHRGAVLPLGGMGVVAETLAEAVRKHGGQVLYRHRAERLRVAEGRVRAVEIALGGRRRGEREVLEAEVFVANLTPPDLAALLPGPQAAPPADGWGAFTLYAALPEAALPPGAPYRQWAGEGPWVFVSLSAPGDPRRGPPGYRAVSVSVHTPLAEWQGLDRESYQAKKARWQAWLAGQVERLIPGFQEAALFLLGATPHTFAFYTRRKEGWVGGYPQVHPLRTLSPKTPFPNLFRVGETVFPGQSVPAVAMGGERVAALVLSRLGASATPVPSLASSMRP from the coding sequence ATGCGCGCGGTGATCATAGGGGCAGGGGTGGGCGGCCTGACCACGGCCGCCCTGCTGGCCCGCGCCGGACTGGAGGTGGTGGTCCTCGAGCACCACACCTACCCTGGGGGCACCGCGGGGACCTTTTTCCACCGGGGCTTCCGTTTCGACGCCGGGGCTACCTTGCTGGCCGGCTTCGACGAGGCAGGGGTATTCACCCGGCTCGAGCGGGCTTTGGGGGTGCAGTTCCCGGTCCGGCAGCTCCGCCCAGGCGAGACGCTGATGGAAGTCTGGCTGCCGGAGGGCCGGGTGGTGCCCCGCCCTGTGGGAAGGGGCTTTGAGCTGGAGGCCCAGACCGAGGCCTTTGGCCCCAAAGTGAAGCCGTTCTGGCGCTGGCAGGCCCGGCGGGCCGAGGCTCTGTGGCGCCTGGCTCCGGGCCTGCCCTTTCCCCCTGCCGACGGGCGGGAACTGTGGGGGCTTCTGCAGACCGGCCTGCGCCGGACGCGCTGGGCCGAGCTACCCGGCCTCCTGGCCGACCTGGCAAGGCCTGCCGTAGCCCACACCCCCGACGACCCTCTCTTCCGCCGCTTCCTGGATGCGCAGCTCCTAATAGCAGCCCAGGCCGAGGCCCGGCGTACCTACGCACTGTTCGCCGCTGCGGCCCTGGACCTGCCCCACCGGGGGGCGGTCCTGCCCCTGGGGGGCATGGGGGTAGTGGCCGAGACCCTGGCCGAGGCCGTCCGCAAGCACGGAGGCCAGGTGCTCTACCGCCACCGAGCGGAAAGGCTTCGCGTAGCCGAAGGAAGGGTGCGGGCAGTGGAGATAGCCCTGGGGGGCCGCCGGCGGGGCGAGCGGGAGGTCTTGGAGGCCGAGGTCTTCGTGGCCAACCTGACCCCGCCCGACCTGGCCGCCCTGCTGCCAGGGCCGCAGGCTGCTCCACCCGCCGACGGCTGGGGGGCCTTCACGCTCTATGCTGCGCTGCCCGAGGCCGCCCTACCCCCCGGGGCCCCCTACCGCCAGTGGGCCGGGGAGGGCCCTTGGGTCTTCGTGAGCCTATCCGCCCCCGGTGACCCGCGCCGGGGCCCGCCGGGTTACCGGGCGGTCTCGGTCTCGGTCCACACCCCTCTGGCAGAGTGGCAGGGGCTCGACCGAGAAAGCTACCAGGCCAAAAAGGCCCGCTGGCAGGCCTGGCTGGCGGGCCAGGTGGAGAGGCTTATCCCCGGTTTTCAGGAAGCGGCCCTCTTCCTCCTGGGGGCCACGCCCCACACCTTCGCCTTTTACACCCGGCGAAAGGAAGGCTGGGTGGGCGGGTATCCGCAGGTGCATCCGCTGCGTACCCTGAGCCCCAAGACCCCCTTTCCCAACCTCTTTCGCGTGGGTGAGACGGTCTTCCCCGGCCAGTCGGTGCCGGCGGTGGCCATGGGGGGTGAGCGGGTGGCTGCGCTGGTGCTCTCCCGGCTAGGCGCTAGCGCGACGCCAGTTCCGAGCCTAGCCTCCAGTATGCGGCCATGA
- a CDS encoding penicillin-binding transpeptidase domain-containing protein, with the protein MNSRVWVLLGLFYLLLLVFVGRLWQLQVLQYEQYATRSQGNYLRTETILAPRGRILDRNGQVLATNRLAVDLIYLGGQLHFKERLLALLGLKELPRVEREPVELMANLPEALVPTLAELVAIEPNLRLVERIERVYPNPVSGPVMGYTALPNQEQIRAGYDPEELVGVSGLEAALESHLRGIKGVVLAEVNARGQRVRYQELREPQAGSDVYLTLDLSLQRAAERALEEAVVDINRIRQRNGLPLVRRAKGAIVAVDPRNGEVLAMATAPAFDPNLFGRRPRPSDRIRELFTDRDRPTLNRAINAYPPGSTYKLVSSSLALEAGYVNPSTTFRCSPYIVYGGIRRNWARYDMGPMTVKEAIAQSCNTWYYQMALLDPIGMVDRLHRRALELGLGRPTGLEIGEQVGVVPSREWKRENIPNDPRWWPGETLSIVIGQGYNKATPVQIARMLATIAQDGQQPELHLVRRIGDKEVKRPTSKVPGRYWRELKEGLRQTVTQGTARHVLGDFPVATAGKTGTAQNETLTPGLEHAWYMGYGPYDPADPRPPLVVVAFFENGGEGSGVALPAVRKVMAAYWRLGSELASR; encoded by the coding sequence GTGAACAGCCGGGTCTGGGTTCTTCTGGGGCTTTTCTATCTGCTCCTTTTAGTCTTCGTGGGGCGGCTTTGGCAGCTCCAGGTGTTGCAGTACGAGCAGTATGCCACCCGCAGCCAGGGCAACTACCTGCGCACCGAGACCATCTTGGCCCCCAGGGGGCGAATCCTGGACCGCAACGGCCAGGTTCTTGCCACCAACCGGCTGGCGGTGGACCTGATTTATTTGGGCGGTCAGCTACACTTCAAGGAGCGCCTTTTGGCCCTGCTTGGGTTGAAGGAGCTGCCCAGGGTGGAGCGGGAGCCGGTGGAGCTCATGGCCAACCTACCCGAGGCGCTGGTGCCCACCCTGGCCGAGCTGGTGGCGATAGAACCCAACCTGAGGCTTGTTGAGCGCATCGAAAGGGTCTACCCCAACCCCGTCTCAGGGCCGGTGATGGGCTACACCGCTTTGCCCAACCAGGAGCAGATCAGGGCGGGCTATGACCCTGAAGAGCTGGTGGGGGTGTCGGGCCTCGAGGCCGCTTTGGAGAGCCATCTGCGGGGCATTAAAGGGGTGGTGCTGGCCGAGGTGAACGCCCGGGGCCAGCGGGTCCGCTACCAGGAGCTCCGCGAGCCCCAGGCGGGGAGCGACGTTTACCTTACCCTTGACCTTTCCCTTCAGCGGGCCGCTGAGCGGGCCTTGGAGGAGGCCGTGGTGGACATTAACCGAATCCGCCAGCGCAATGGGCTCCCCCTGGTGCGCCGGGCCAAAGGGGCCATCGTAGCGGTGGACCCGCGCAACGGCGAGGTTTTGGCCATGGCCACTGCGCCGGCTTTCGACCCCAACCTGTTTGGTCGCCGCCCGCGTCCCAGCGATAGAATTCGCGAACTCTTCACCGATAGGGATCGCCCCACCCTCAACCGCGCGATAAACGCCTACCCCCCGGGTTCGACCTACAAGCTGGTGAGCTCGAGCCTGGCGCTGGAGGCAGGGTATGTTAATCCGAGCACCACCTTTCGCTGCAGCCCCTACATCGTTTACGGGGGCATTCGGCGCAACTGGGCCCGCTACGACATGGGCCCCATGACCGTAAAGGAGGCCATCGCCCAAAGCTGCAATACCTGGTACTACCAGATGGCCCTGCTCGACCCTATTGGGATGGTGGACCGGCTCCACCGGCGGGCCCTCGAGCTCGGCCTGGGCCGCCCCACCGGGCTGGAGATTGGGGAGCAGGTGGGCGTTGTACCTTCTCGGGAGTGGAAGCGGGAGAACATCCCCAATGACCCCCGCTGGTGGCCGGGGGAGACGCTTTCTATAGTGATCGGGCAGGGCTACAACAAAGCCACCCCGGTGCAGATTGCCCGGATGCTGGCCACCATCGCCCAAGACGGCCAGCAGCCCGAGCTTCATCTGGTGCGCCGGATTGGCGACAAGGAGGTCAAACGGCCCACCAGCAAGGTGCCAGGGCGCTACTGGAGGGAGCTCAAGGAGGGACTGCGGCAGACGGTTACCCAGGGTACTGCGCGCCATGTGCTGGGCGACTTCCCAGTGGCCACCGCGGGCAAGACCGGCACCGCCCAGAATGAGACCCTCACCCCCGGCCTCGAGCACGCCTGGTACATGGGCTACGGGCCCTACGACCCTGCGGACCCCCGGCCGCCGCTGGTGGTGGTGGCCTTTTTCGAGAACGGCGGTGAGGGGAGCGGGGTGGCCCTCCCGGCGGTGCGCAAGGTCATGGCCGCATACTGGAGGCTAGGCTCGGAACTGGCGTCGCGCTAG